One window from the genome of Salisaeta longa DSM 21114 encodes:
- a CDS encoding M1 family metallopeptidase: MYRSLLLALILGMWAVPAGAQPAGERPVPDPIIHPPAFEAAIEAGTRTRSGAPGANYWTNTARYNLDVTLHPAEARLTATGTLRYYNNSPDTLRRVALHLRQNIYKEGAVRNRPAQITGGMTVERVAAGGAPLEQITSQQQFRRLGQGYVIDGTRMIVVPSAPLMPGDSLALDVAWRFPIPDGSNFRMGQDGEVFYLGYWYPQFAVYDDVNGWTAEPYMGDGEFYMGYGRYDVSVTVPEDFLVGATGTLENADAVLTPETQARLERARVADSTVTIVAADERGRATVDAANDSLTWHFTAQDVRDFAFGASDRYVWDATHATIPTDEATRTSMIHALYRPDRRLWQEAADYARFSIEHLSDMVYPYPYPHMTAVEGIVGGGMEYPMITIIGGASSPQGLFGVTYHEISHMWFPMIVGTNEKRYAWIDEGTATFNEAEGRADYWEDAQPWDPSEQYYYRFAGAGIEVPSMRHADRYPVDGPARILASYGKPALMLHALRGVLGPEVFFEAYQTFADRWAYKHPTPYDLFNTFEDVAGRELDWFWRSAFYETWTLDQAVASVEPTDTGAVIALADDGLFPMPVLLEITYADGSSETRRVPVTTWLKGARTAEVAVTTGKTVQAVTIDPNGYLPDVDRGNNTWQAGDAE; the protein is encoded by the coding sequence ATGTACCGATCTTTATTGCTTGCGCTGATCTTAGGCATGTGGGCCGTTCCCGCAGGGGCCCAGCCGGCGGGCGAGCGCCCCGTTCCGGACCCGATCATCCATCCGCCGGCATTTGAAGCGGCCATCGAGGCCGGCACGCGCACGCGTTCCGGTGCGCCGGGTGCGAACTACTGGACGAACACCGCGCGCTACAATCTCGACGTGACGCTGCATCCGGCCGAGGCCCGCTTAACAGCAACCGGCACGTTGCGCTACTACAACAACTCGCCGGATACCCTCCGCCGCGTGGCGCTGCATCTGCGGCAGAACATCTACAAGGAAGGAGCCGTCCGCAACCGCCCGGCGCAAATTACCGGAGGCATGACCGTTGAACGCGTTGCTGCGGGCGGGGCACCGTTGGAGCAGATCACCAGCCAGCAGCAGTTTCGCCGGCTGGGGCAGGGCTACGTGATTGACGGCACGCGCATGATTGTCGTCCCCTCGGCGCCGCTGATGCCGGGCGATTCGCTCGCGCTCGATGTGGCCTGGCGCTTTCCCATCCCCGATGGGAGCAACTTCCGCATGGGGCAGGATGGCGAGGTCTTTTACCTGGGCTACTGGTACCCGCAGTTCGCGGTGTACGACGACGTGAATGGATGGACCGCCGAGCCGTACATGGGCGACGGTGAGTTCTACATGGGCTACGGCCGCTACGACGTCTCGGTCACCGTCCCTGAAGACTTTCTGGTGGGGGCCACCGGCACGCTCGAAAACGCTGACGCCGTGCTGACGCCCGAAACGCAGGCGCGCTTAGAACGGGCCCGCGTGGCCGACAGCACCGTGACCATTGTAGCCGCCGATGAGCGCGGCCGCGCGACGGTAGACGCCGCAAACGACTCGCTGACGTGGCACTTTACCGCACAGGACGTACGCGACTTTGCCTTCGGGGCATCCGATCGCTACGTGTGGGACGCGACGCACGCGACCATCCCAACGGATGAGGCAACGCGTACGTCCATGATCCATGCGCTGTACCGCCCGGATCGCCGGCTCTGGCAGGAGGCCGCCGACTACGCACGGTTCTCCATCGAGCACCTGTCCGACATGGTATATCCCTACCCGTATCCGCACATGACAGCCGTAGAAGGCATTGTGGGGGGCGGTATGGAGTACCCCATGATTACAATCATTGGCGGAGCGTCGTCGCCACAGGGGCTGTTTGGGGTGACGTATCATGAAATCAGCCACATGTGGTTTCCGATGATTGTGGGAACCAACGAAAAGCGGTATGCCTGGATTGACGAAGGCACGGCCACCTTCAACGAAGCCGAGGGCAGGGCCGATTATTGGGAGGACGCGCAGCCGTGGGACCCGTCGGAGCAGTACTACTATCGTTTTGCGGGGGCGGGCATCGAGGTGCCGTCGATGCGGCATGCCGACCGCTACCCGGTGGACGGTCCGGCGCGCATTTTGGCCTCGTACGGCAAGCCGGCGCTGATGCTGCATGCCCTGCGCGGCGTGCTGGGTCCGGAGGTGTTCTTCGAGGCGTATCAAACGTTTGCGGACCGGTGGGCCTATAAGCACCCGACGCCCTATGACCTTTTCAATACGTTTGAGGATGTCGCGGGCCGCGAATTGGACTGGTTCTGGCGCAGCGCCTTTTACGAGACGTGGACGCTGGATCAGGCGGTGGCGTCGGTGGAGCCGACGGATACCGGAGCCGTCATTGCCCTTGCCGACGATGGCCTCTTTCCGATGCCTGTGCTTCTCGAAATCACCTACGCCGACGGGTCGTCCGAGACGCGGCGGGTGCCGGTGACCACGTGGCTGAAGGGCGCGCGCACCGCTGAGGTGGCCGTCACCACTGGCAAGACCGTGCAGGCCGTTACCATCGACCCGAACGGCTATCTGCCGGATGTGGATCGCGGCAACAACACGTGGCAAGCGGGCGATGCCGAATGA
- a CDS encoding HEPN domain-containing protein has product MNDALLQEVRRWQRFAWEDLREAERQVQRAGTVPRHPAWLAQQAAEKALKAALIFLQIEFPFTHNLESLHALIPARWRMKTVDPPWSLLWNPRRNVLQIKRIGIR; this is encoded by the coding sequence ATGAACGACGCGTTACTGCAGGAAGTCCGACGCTGGCAACGGTTTGCGTGGGAGGATCTGCGGGAAGCCGAGCGACAAGTCCAACGTGCAGGCACGGTGCCGCGTCATCCAGCGTGGCTTGCTCAACAAGCCGCGGAAAAGGCTCTCAAGGCCGCGCTCATTTTCTTGCAAATCGAGTTTCCGTTCACACACAACTTAGAATCCCTGCATGCCCTCATTCCTGCACGTTGGCGCATGAAAACGGTCGATCCTCCATGGTCTCTTCTCTGGAATCCACGTCGTAATGTGCTACAAATCAAGAGAATTGGTATACGATAG
- a CDS encoding acyltransferase family protein codes for MVQLDGLRAVGALLVMAAHWFHIPQRLFDGALVYLGRVGVLPFFVLSGFLITMVLLRVRAKAEAQGIGRRYVLRTFYVRRVLRIVPLYYAALALGALAGLPQITSYWPWHLTYLSNVLFSAEGMWPAYVAHFWSLSVEEQFYLVWPLIVLFAPRRLLVPLTLGAMALAPLFRGWWVWSGGSPIAAIVLPVGLLDTLGIGALLAILMDQGRQSRAVLLRALRWGTGIGLGGLVGLHVGLAYDVLPTSSWTLTDTLLAPALAAIVAAGAQGFRGRTGRLLSWGPLVYLGRISYGLYVFHLLAMGLVDRGLAWMGWADAFAAWPLAAQAACWFIVTVGLSAGCWHTFEARLHRLKRYVPYIPSAAAASAKSSAPAATPRVPASA; via the coding sequence ATGGTGCAGCTCGATGGGCTGCGCGCTGTTGGCGCGTTGCTCGTTATGGCTGCGCACTGGTTTCACATTCCGCAGCGCCTTTTTGATGGGGCCCTGGTATATCTGGGCCGCGTGGGCGTGCTGCCGTTTTTTGTCCTGAGCGGCTTCCTCATTACCATGGTGCTGCTGCGGGTACGGGCAAAAGCCGAGGCCCAAGGCATCGGGCGGCGGTACGTATTGCGGACCTTTTACGTGCGACGCGTGCTGCGCATTGTGCCGCTGTACTACGCCGCGCTCGCCCTGGGCGCCCTGGCCGGCCTTCCCCAAATCACGAGCTACTGGCCGTGGCATCTCACCTACCTCTCGAATGTGCTGTTCAGTGCCGAGGGGATGTGGCCCGCATACGTGGCCCACTTTTGGTCGCTGAGCGTCGAGGAGCAGTTTTATCTTGTGTGGCCCCTCATCGTACTCTTTGCCCCACGGCGCTTGCTCGTTCCCCTCACGCTGGGCGCTATGGCCCTTGCACCGCTCTTTCGCGGATGGTGGGTGTGGAGCGGCGGGTCGCCCATTGCCGCCATTGTGTTGCCGGTGGGGCTGCTTGACACCTTGGGGATTGGGGCGCTGCTCGCCATTCTCATGGACCAGGGGCGGCAGTCCCGTGCCGTTCTCTTGCGCGCGCTGCGGTGGGGCACCGGGATTGGCTTGGGCGGGCTGGTGGGCCTGCACGTGGGGCTGGCATACGACGTGCTGCCTACGTCGTCATGGACGCTTACCGACACGCTGCTGGCGCCCGCATTGGCTGCCATCGTGGCCGCTGGGGCCCAAGGCTTTCGGGGGCGCACCGGCCGTCTCCTCAGCTGGGGCCCGCTCGTGTACCTGGGGCGCATCAGCTACGGACTGTACGTCTTTCACCTGTTAGCTATGGGCCTCGTGGATCGCGGGCTGGCGTGGATGGGCTGGGCCGACGCCTTCGCCGCCTGGCCGCTCGCTGCGCAAGCGGCCTGCTGGTTTATCGTTACCGTGGGCCTGAGCGCGGGCTGCTGGCACACGTTTGAGGCGCGCCTGCACCGCCTCAAGCGCTACGTCCCCTACATTCCATCTGCTGCCGCGGCATCTGCGAAATCGTCCGCCCCCGCCGCAACCCCGCGGGTACCGGCCTCGGCATAG
- a CDS encoding SIR2 family NAD-dependent protein deacylase: MTNALVDVLRSADAVAVLTGAGISAASGISTFRDPDGLWEQFSAQELANVDAFLQNPERVQQWYRHRQQVVHEAGPNAGHRALAALESIVPTCTLITQNVDNLHQEAGSTHVLELHGNLQRNYCIDCGHEVAPAVLDDALAAEAPAQCPQCGGLIRPDVVWFGERLPMETFEAAQAAAQSADVFLSVGTSAEVAPASHLPLQAQKHGAFLAEFNTGETVLTPHVDAFVQGPADETLPALIDAL; the protein is encoded by the coding sequence ATGACTAACGCCCTTGTAGACGTCCTGCGCTCGGCCGATGCCGTAGCGGTGCTTACCGGTGCCGGCATTAGTGCCGCGAGCGGCATTTCCACCTTTCGCGACCCGGACGGGCTGTGGGAGCAGTTTAGCGCTCAGGAGCTGGCGAACGTAGATGCGTTTCTCCAAAACCCCGAGCGCGTGCAGCAGTGGTATCGCCACCGGCAGCAGGTGGTGCACGAGGCCGGACCCAACGCGGGCCATCGCGCGCTGGCGGCGCTTGAATCGATCGTACCTACGTGTACGCTCATCACGCAGAACGTCGACAACCTGCATCAGGAGGCCGGAAGCACCCACGTGCTGGAGCTACATGGCAACTTGCAGCGCAACTACTGCATCGATTGTGGGCATGAGGTGGCTCCTGCGGTGCTCGACGACGCCCTAGCCGCCGAGGCACCAGCGCAGTGCCCCCAGTGCGGCGGCCTGATTCGGCCCGATGTGGTGTGGTTTGGTGAGCGGCTGCCCATGGAGACGTTCGAAGCCGCGCAGGCGGCGGCACAGTCGGCCGATGTCTTTCTGAGCGTGGGCACGAGCGCCGAGGTGGCTCCGGCCAGTCACTTGCCGCTACAGGCCCAGAAGCACGGCGCGTTCCTGGCGGAGTTTAACACCGGCGAGACGGTGCTCACGCCGCATGTAGACGCCTTCGTGCAGGGCCCAGCCGATGAGACGTTGCCCGCGCTGATTGACGCGCTGTAG
- a CDS encoding nucleotidyltransferase domain-containing protein: protein MDETVRTPLGENFPSPTATHVREVVRRLVEAFDPLRIVVFGSYARGEARPGSDLDILVVLPSVDNTREAAIAMRHELADLAVPNDVVVTTPDEIKRRGWIIGTVLREALKDGSTVYERAEAE from the coding sequence ATGGATGAAACCGTCCGGACGCCGTTAGGAGAGAACTTCCCCTCACCGACGGCCACTCACGTTCGCGAGGTCGTTCGTCGATTGGTGGAAGCCTTCGATCCGCTGCGCATCGTTGTTTTTGGGTCGTACGCCCGTGGCGAGGCCCGTCCAGGGAGTGACCTAGACATACTTGTTGTGCTGCCGTCGGTTGATAACACGCGCGAAGCCGCTATTGCGATGCGTCACGAACTGGCCGACCTCGCTGTGCCCAACGACGTGGTGGTTACGACACCAGATGAGATTAAGCGGCGCGGCTGGATCATTGGAACTGTACTGCGTGAAGCCTTAAAGGACGGCAGCACGGTGTACGAACGAGCAGAGGCCGAATGA